A portion of the Lolium rigidum isolate FL_2022 chromosome 1, APGP_CSIRO_Lrig_0.1, whole genome shotgun sequence genome contains these proteins:
- the LOC124684697 gene encoding putative gamma-glutamylcyclotransferase At3g02910 → MGAAGDAPAEHPPSPPPATAKRTLVFTYGTLKRGFSNHALLQDLFLTGDASFAGAAATAAPLPLVCGPYRVPFLLNLPGSAGCHRVKGELYSVTARGLARLDELEGVSRGHYERLPVEVVVADEGAAAEGAVAYYAHRGYAAEMWARSGRRGHAEYSPAVAAGYVRRVDRPQGQTFLEQIRVFVSSQS, encoded by the coding sequence ATGGGCGCGGCGGGCGACGCACCGGCGGAGCACCCGCCGTCCCCGCCCCCGGCGACGGCGAAGAGGACGCTGGTGTTCACGTACGGCACGCTGAAGCGGGGCTTCTCCAACCACGCCCTGCTGCAGGACCTCTTCCTCACCGGCGACGCGTCCTTCGcgggcgccgccgcgaccgccgcccCGCTCCCGCTCGTGTGCGGGCCCTACCGCGTCCCGTTCCTCCTCAACCTGCCGGGCTCCGCCGGCTGCCACCGGGTGAAGGGCGAGCTCTACTCCGTGACGGCCCGCGGGCTGGCGCGGCTGGACGAGCTGGAGGGCGTCTCCCGCGGCCACTACGAGCGCCTCCCCGTCGAGGTCGTGGTGGCGgacgagggggcggcggcggagggcgcggTGGCGTACTACGCGCACCGCGGGTACGCGGCCGAGATGTGGGCGCGGAGCGGGCGGCGGGGCCACGCCGAGTactcgccggcggtggcggcgggctacGTTCGCCGCGTCGACCGGCCCCAGGGCCAGACCTTCCTCGAGCAGATCCGCGTCTTCGTCTCCTCCCAGTCCTAG